The Gemmatimonadota bacterium DH-78 region CCCGCCGGAGAAGAGCATGTGTGGGCGGTCGAACTGGGCCGCCACCTCGCGCAGCACGTGGATCGCCTCGTTCTCGAGGCGGCGGAGGTGGGCGGGAAGTCGGGTGGGTCCGGTCATCCGGAGGCGGCCAGTCGGAGGAGCTCGCGCGCGTCGTAGTGCGGATCGGCCACGGCGAGGAAGGGGGGATTTCGACGGGTGGGGTCGCCGTAGACGAGGGGTGATCCGTCGAGCTCGCGGATGGCGCCGCCCGCACAGGCGAGCACGCAGTGCGCGGCCGCCGTGTCCCAGGGCATGGTGGGGCCGTCGCGCAGGTACAGGTCGGCGCGGCCCTCCGCCACCAGGCAGAACTTGAGCGACGAGCCGGCCCGCACCACCTCCGCCCCCGGCACCGCGCCCGCCTCGATCGCCTCCACGAGCCGGCCCCCGTGGCTGCGGCTCGCCGCCACGCGGATGTGCGACGGGTCGAGGGGCCGGCAGGCGAGCGTGCGCCGCTCGCCGTCGGCCGCCACCCGCGCGGCCACCCTGGTGTCGCCCTGCTCGGCCCCCATCCAGAGGGTGCCGGTGACCGGGGCCTGCACCACGCCGAGCACCGGTCGCCCCTCGTCGATCAGCGCCACGTTGACCGTGAACTCGCCGGTGCGTTTCACGAACTCCTTCGTGCCGTCGAGTGGGTCGACCAGCCAGTAGAGGTCGGGGCCGGGCATGGCCCTCCGGGGCACGGCGTCCTCTTCGGAGATCACCGGCACCTCGGGGGTGAGCGCGCGGAGGCCGGCCACCAGCACCCGATGCGCGGCGCGGTCGGCGGCGGTGATCGGGGTGCCGTCGGCCTTCCAGTCGGGCTGCGAGGCACCGGCGGCGTACACCTCGAGGATCGCCGATGCGGCGTCGCGACAGAGCGAGGCCACCTCCGGCAGAAGGTGGGTGGGTCGCGCTCGAAGCGTCATGTCAGCTCAGCAGGGAGAAGCGCACCAGCAGCCGACCATCGGCGCGCCAGCGGATCCAGCCGGTCGGGAGCCGCGCCTCCTGCGCATCGGCGCCCTCCACCCGCATCCAGTCGCCCCGGATCGCCAGCGCACGCAGGGGCAGGCCGGCGGTGGAGCCGGTGCCCGGCGCGGCGTCGTTCGGCGTGTTGCGGAGGGGGTTGGACTCCGGGTCGAGCGTCTCCACCGAGTGCACCTCGAGCAGGAACTCGGACCAGGTGCGGAAACGGGCGTCGGCACGCGAGACCCAGGCGGTGCGCGGGGTGGTGCGGGGAAGAGGATCCATCGTGTTCACCACCACCTCCACCCAGTCGCGGGTGAGGGTCTCGGCGGTCATCCACAGCAGATCGTAGTCGAGCTTGAGCCCCTCGGGCGCGAACCAGGGCGGGGCGGTGGCGATGCCCACGAAGTGATCGCCGTCGGCGAAGGTGACGCTGTCGAAGGGCGTCGCGGTGCTCGGGTGCTCACCCGGCCCGGGCGCCGAGTAGAAGTACAGCGGCCGGTCGGGGTCGAGGGGGGGCGAGACGATCCCCACGCTCGCCGACCCCTGGGCCGTCGCGACCGCCGGCACGCCCAGCGCCAGCAGTGCGACGGCCCGCAGGGCGCCTGCGATCACTCTCCGCCCATCGTGGGCAGCGGCTGCTCGCTGAGCTGCGGATCGGGCTGGAAGGTGTCGGCGCCCAGCGTGCGGCGCTCCACACCGGTCACCTCCGACTCCACCTCGAGCGACCCGTCCGCGGCCAGCTCCTCGGTCACGATCGGCATGCCACCCATCTGGTCGATGCTGGAGAAGGGGTTCTGGATCATGGCGCCGCCCGGCATCGGGGGCATGGCCGCCAGAAAGGCGTCGAAGAAGGTGACCATGCCCATGAGTGCCTCGCGCGCCTCGTCGCCGCCGTCGATCTCGCTCCAGGGCGTGACCCACATGCGCCGCTGCACCTCGCCGTCTTCCACCAGCTCCCACTCGGTGACCGGATAACCGGCGCGCGTGTCGGTGCGACCGGAGGCACGCACCTCGAGCACCGGCTCGTCGCCCGACGTCATGCCGGGAATCTGCATGCCCGCCTGCTGCTGCATCTGGAGCACCATCTCCCGCTGCTCCTCGGGCAGCCCGGCCAGCATCTCGTCGAGCTGGGCCATCGCCGCACTCACCTGGCCCGCGAGCTGGTCGAGTGCCGCCTGATCGATGCGGGTGTAGGTGCCGTTGGCGTGGTCCTCGATGATCAGTTCGTTGCTGTCGCCCAGGTAGATCACCCGCCCCTCTCCCTCCGGGCCGTCGATGGCCATCGCCAGGTTCGTGCCCTCGATCTCGAGGGTGTTCACCTCGGTGCGGGCCGGGGAGGCGGTGTGGTCGACGGTGGTGATCTCGAACACCACACCCGGATTCCAGTCGGAGGCGCCGAGAAGGGGGAGGGCGGCCAGCAGGCCGGTCGCGGCGAGAATCGAACGGCGTCGCATGGGGGACTCCTGAAACGGCGGGAGGGGGATTCGCGGGTGTGCGGCGGCCCGTGTGTCGGGAGCCCGCGGCTCGCGACGGGGTACCCCGAATCTGGAAGGAACGGTTCCCGCATCCAACCTGGGTCGAGGAGGCTTTCGATGTCGAGTGACGCACCCGTTACCGTCGCCCGTTTCACCTGGCGGCACGAGGCCGAGTTCGCCGGCGGCTACCTGGCCGATGCCGGAATCCCCCATTCCGTGCTGGTCGACGACCACGGCGGACACGTGACCATGAACAACTCCGCGCGCGTGCTCGTGAACCCCTCCGACGTGGAGAAGGCGCGAGAGGTGCTGCGCACGGCGGGGCTCGAACACACGTGATGCTACCCGGATCCACCGGGGGGTCGTTAGAGTATGCCTTCTGATGCGGGGCGTGGTGGCACGCCCGAATACTGTGAGAGCGGAGGAGTACGGATGAAGAAGTTCGGGAGTTCGGTCCTCCTCGGAACGGCCCTGCTCGGGCTCGGGGTGACCCCCCTCTCGGCCCAGTCCTTCTATCGGGCGGGTGTCGAGACGTCGGCGGGTGGCTTCGGTGCCGCAGTGGTCGTGAACGGATCCGAGGTGATCGTCGGGGAGCCGACGAACGTGATGCGTCCGGGGCTCGTGTACGTGTACACGCGCGGGGCGGATGGGATGTGGAGCGAGGCGTCGTCGTTCGGCGCTTCCGACGGCGACACGGGCGACGGCTTCGGCGCGAGTCTCGCGACCGAGGGCGACGTTCTTCTGGTGAGCAGCCCGTCCGGGGTGCACTCCTTCACGCGCGGCGCGAACGGATGGACGGAAGAGGGCATGGTGCCCGCTCCGGTCGGTCTCGGCGACGACGCCTCGTTCGGTGCCACCATGGCGCTGCGCGACGGTCTGGCGGTGATCGGCGCTCCCGGTGCGGCCGAGGGCGCCGGTGCCGTCTACCTCTTCCGCCGCGAGGGTGCGGCCTGGACGGCGGCCGGACAGGTCGAGGCCGAGGGTCTCGTGGCCGGTGACGCCTTCGGCAGCGCCCTCGCCTTCGACGGCGACCTCCTCCTGGTCGGCGCACCGGATCGCGACGGGCGCACGGGCGCCGTGTTCGCCTGGTCCAGCGGTGCCGCCGGCTTCGACTACGTGGGCGAGATGTCGGGCAACGGTGTGGCCCGCAACGACCGCTTCGGGTCGAGCGTCTTCATCTCGGGCGGCACGGTCGCCATCGGTGCCGTGGGCGCCAATGGCGGAGCCGGTGTCGTTCACCTGCTCACCCACGACGCCGGCGAGTGGGGGCGGGTCGGCACCATCGCCGCCTTCGATCCGTCGCCGCGGGGCGGGTTCGGCGCCTCGATGGCGCGGGTCGGCGACGACCTGTGGGTGGGTGCCCCGGGCGCCTCGCAGGGCCGCGGGGCCGTCTACGCCTTCTCGATCGACGAGGCGGGCGTCTCCGGGGCCGAGCGGCTCCGGGCGGACGCCTTCGACGGTCGCGTGCAGGCGGGCCGGGTCGTCGCTTCCGGCGGCGACTTCGCCGTCGTGGCCGCGCCGGGCGCCGACGGTGGCGCCGGCATGGTCGTGATGTTCGACGAGGCCGGCGACAGCTGGACGGCCGCCAACGCCGTGCAGAGCCCCATCGAGGAGTTCGCGGCGGTGAAGGGCGGCGAGATGAGCTGCTCCGACAACGCCGTCTCCGAGTGGGAGTGCAGCGAGGTCGACCTCGTGTCGTTCGTGCCGGTGAGCGAGCTGTCGGGCGACATGGCCCGCGGCATCCGCACCAACGACAACTGGGGCTGGGAGGATCCGGAGACGGGTCGACTCTTCGCCCTCGTGGGCATGACCGACCGGGCGTCGTTCATCGACATCACCGATGTCGAGAACCCCTTCGTGGTCGGCACCCTGCCGATGACCGAGGGTGCCAACGGCAGCTCGTGGCGCGATCTCAAGACGTACGAGAACCACGTCTACATCGTCTCCGACGGCGCCGGTCAGCACGGCATGCAGGTGTTCGACCTCACGCGCCTTCGCGAGTACGAGGCCGGTGACGAGCCGGTGGTGTTCGACGCCGACGCTCTCTACACGAACATCGCGTCGGCCCACAACATCGTGATCAACGAGGAGTCGGGCTTCGCCTACGCCGTGGGCGCGAGCTCCGGCGGTGAGACCTGCGGTGGCGGTCTGCACATGATCGACATCCGCACCCCCGACGCCCCGACCTTCGCGGGCTGCTTCGCCGACCCGCAGACCGGACGCGCGAGCACCGGGTATTCGCACGACGCCCAGTGCGTGATGTACCGCGGGCCCGACGCCGACTACGCGGGTGCCGAGATCTGCATCGGGGCCAACGAGACCGCGATCTCGATCGCCGACGTGACCGACAAGGCCGCGCCGGTGGCCGTGTCGCGCGCGGCCTACCCGAGCGTGGGCTACTCCCACCAGGGGTGGTTCACCGACGATCACCGGTACTTCTATCTCAACGACGAGCTCGACGAGATGCAGGGTACCGAGCGCACCCGGACCATGATCTGGGATCTCGCCGACCTGGACGACCCGCAGCTCGTGGCCGAGCACATGGGCACCCAGGAGTCGTCGGACCACAACCTGTACGTGGTCGGCAACCTGATGTACCAGTCGAACTATCAGTCGGGACTCCGGATCCTCGACATCACCGATCCCGAGGCGCCGACCGAGGTGGCCTGGTTCGACACGGTTCCGTACGGCAACAACGGCCCCGGCTTCGGCGGGTCGTGGAGCAACTACCCCTTCTTCGAGAACGGGGTGGTGATCGTAACCAGCGGCAACGAGGGACTCTTCCTCGTGCGCCCGACGGTCCGTCGCACGGTCTTCTAAAGGACCTCCCGGACCCCGTGGGGCATATCATGACGAGGGAGGGTGCGGCTTCGGCTCGCCCTCCCTCGTCGACGTGTCCGGTACGGCACCGGATGGCTCACCGCATCGCATCGAGAGATCCATGACGCGTTCGAACTCCTTCTCCCGGCTCGCGGCCGCGGCGCTCGGCGTCGCGCTGGTGTCGGCGCCGCTGTCCGCGCAGGACTACCTCTACGCCAATGCCCAGGGCGAGGCGAAGGTGGCCGTGATCGACATCGCCACCCTGCAGGTGGCCCACACCGTCGATCTCACCACGCTGGGATTCTCCGAGAACGCCAAGCCGCACCACGTGGCCGTGGAGCCCGACGGCTCCTTCTGGTACGTCTCGCTGATCGGCGAGAATCGGGTGCTCAAGTTCGACCGGAACAACGAACTGGTCGGGCAGGCCGAGTTCGAGGTGCCGGGCATGCTGGCCATCGACCCGAACGACGACCTGCTGTACGTCGGGCGCTCGATGAGCGCGGTGAATCCGCCCCAGCGGATCGGGGTGATCGAGCGGTCGACGATGAGTGTGGACGAGATCGACGTGCTCTTTCCGCGGCCGCATGCGCTGATCGTGCACCCCTCCGGCGCGCAGGTATACTCGGCCTCGCTCGGCGTGAACCAACTCGCCGCGGTCGACGCCGAGTCGTGGGACGTGGAGCTCGTGAACGTACCGGGCGAGACGCACGCTCTGGTGCAGTTCGCCGTATCGCCCGACGGCGGCACACTGGTGGCCACGACGGAGCTCACCGGCACGCTGCAGGTGTTCGACCTCACCGATCCGGCCTCGCCCGCCTTCGTCCGGAGCATCGAGGTGGGCACGCAGCCCTGGCATCCGGTCTACGGTCGCGACGGACGCCACGTGTACTTCGGCAACAAGGCCGACAACACCATCGTCGAGGTCGATGTGGAGGGGGGGCGGATCTCGCGCACCTTCGACACCCCCGAGGCCGATCACCCGCACGGCAGCGCGCTGAGCCCCGACGGTCGTCTGCTGTTCGTGTCGAACAACGGTCCCGGCGGCATGGACATGGCCATGGGCGGCGACGAACCGATGGACCACGGTGCGATGGCGATGGACCACGGCGCCCATGCGATGGAGGAGGAGGGACTCGGTACGCTGACGGTGATCGATCTCGACAGCGGTCGGGTGGTGGCGACGATTCCGGTGGGCGACAACGCCACCGGAGTGGCCGCGCGCTACCCGCGATGACGGGCGGTCACCGGGGTGTCGCCGCGCTCGCGATCGCCTTGACCGCGAGCGCGGCGGTCGCCTGTGCGAGCAGCGGGCAGACGTCGACCGGGCAGACGTCGGCCGAGTCGATGTCGGCCCCCGTGGCGGGTGGCTTCACGCTCGACGACCCCCTCGCGCGCGAGATCGCGCCGTTTCCGGTGATGGGCGCGAACGGGCTCGCCCTGGAGCACCCCTTTCTCGGCGGATTCGTGGTGCCGCGGCCGCAGCTCGTCGACATCGACGGCGACGGCGACCTCGACCTCTTCATCCAGGAGCGGACCGGGGAGCTGATGCACCTGGAGAACGTGGGCGATGCCGCCGCTCCCTCGTTCGTCTGGCGCACCGATCGCTACCAGGACCTCGACATCGGGGAGTGGAGCCGGTTTCACGACCTGGACGGCGATGGCGACCTCGACCTGCTCGCCGAAGAGCGGTTCAGCTACGTGCGGATGTATCGCAACGAGGGATCGGCCACCGACCCCCGCTTCGTGGCACTCGCCGACTCGCTTCGCGACGACACGGGCAAGGCCATCTTCGCCGACCGCCAGAACATCGCCTCGCTCGCCGACGTCGACTGCGACGGTGTGATCGACCTCTTTCTCGGTCGGGTGGACGGCACGGTGTCGCGCTACGAGGCGGTCGGCACCGCTCCTTCGGGCATGCCGATCTTCACCCTCGTGAATCCCCGATTCGAAGACATCGAGATCGTGGCCCAGCTGGCGGTGCCCGGTGGCGCTCCACAGAACCCGACGCTGCACGGCGCCAACTCGATGGCCTTCGCCGACGGCGACGGCGACGGAGACGTCGACCTCTTCTGGGGCGACTACTTCGAGCCGGGGCTGCTCTTCATCGAGAACTACGGCACCTGCAACAACCCCGACTTCCGCTCGGAGCCGCAGCCGATGGAGGCCGACGGCGAGTTGATCGCCACCTCGGGCTACAACGCCCCCTGGCCGGCCGACCTCGACGGCGACGGCGATCTCGATCTGCTCGTGGGCGTGCTGGGCGGAGCCTTCAACGCCAACCGCACCTCGGTGGAGAACCTCCGGTACTACGAGTCCACCGACGCGGGCTGGTCGGAGGTGACCCGCCGGTTCATCACGCAGATCGACATCGGCAGCGAGAGCGTGCCCGCCTTCACCGACCTCGACGGCGACGGCGACCTCGATCTGGTGATCGGCTCCAAGCTCGACGCCGACGAGGTCGATGCCGGCCGATTGCACGTGTTCGAGAACGTGGGCACCCCCTCGGCACCCCGCTACGAGGAGCGCGAGCGACTCCTGCTCACCGATTCCTACCACTACGCCCCGGTCTTCGCCGATCTCGACGGCGATGGCGCGGACGAGTTGCTGCTGGGCACCTGGAACGAGGACGTGCGCCACTTCCGGCGCTCCGCCGACGGCGGCTGGGAGCCCGTGTCCGACGCGCCGCTGGTCGAGTTGCCCCGGGGCAGCCACTCGGTGCCCGCCGCCGGTGATCTCGACGGCGACGGCGACCTCGATCTGATCGTGGGCGAGGCCTCGGGAGAGTTGAACTTCTTCCGCAACGTCGGCACCTCCACCGCGCCGGCGTTCGAACTCGTGACCGAGAAGCTCGACGACATCGATGTCGGCCGGCGGAGCTTCCCGGTGCTGTACGATCTCGACGGCGACGGCGATCTGGATCTGCTCGTGGGTCGCGAAGACGGCGGGGTGGCCGTCTTCCGCAATGTCGGCAGCGCCACCGAGCCGCGCTTCGAGGAAGACGGTGAGATCGACGCCGCCCTTCCGAAATACGCGGCGCCGGCGCTCGGCGACGTGGATGGCGACGGCGACCTCGATCTGGTGGTCGGGGGCCTCAGCGGCGGGCTCGTCTTCCACAGGAATCTGCGGAACCGGTGAGCCGCCGTTCGCGCGACGAGGCGGCTGCGGCCCTCGTCGTGGCCGCGCTCGACCGTATCGACGCGCCGGAGCGGGCGTTGGTGCTCGAGGATCCGACGCGCGAGGTGGCCGACGCCCTCGCGGCGGCCGGGTGCGCCGTCACGAGCTGGTCGAGGCGCGATCCCGGGGCGGACGGTGCACCGCCGTGGGTGGAGGCCGATCGCTCCCGGGCGGCGGACTGCCAACTCGTCGCCCTCCGCCTGCCGCGGGCGAAGCAGGAGCTCGAGATGCTGCTCCACCTCGCCGCCGGGGCTCTCGCCCCCGAGGGCGTACTCTGGATCTACGGCGCGAACGACGAGGGGGCGAAGTCGGTGGCGGGGAAGCTGTCGCCGCTGTTCGGCAACGCCTTCACCCTCGCCACGGGGGGGCACGCGCGTCTGGTGGCGGCCGCCCTCGCCGCGGACGGGCCCGCGCCGCGGATCGCGCTCGACTCCTGGCTCGAGCACTTCGATCTCGATCTGCCCGCCGGATCCGAAGCCGGTGCGCGAAGGGTGCGGTGGGCCTCCCTGCCCGGCGCCTTCGCCCACGGCCGGCTCGACGAGGGCACCGCGCTCCTGCTCCGTCACCTTCCCCCGCTCGGCCCGGGAGCACGGGTGCTCGACTACGGGGCCGGCACCGGCCCCCTCGCGGCAGGCGTCCTCGCCGCCGAACCGTCGGCACGGGTGACCGCCCTCGAGCCCGATGCCCTGGCCGCCGCCGCCCTCCGCCTCAACGTGCCGAAGGCGGAGGTGGTGACCGGGGCGGGGTGGGCCCCGCTGGCCGGGCGTCGCTGGGAGGCGGTGGTGGCCAACCCGCCCTATCACCGCGGGAAGGAGGAGACGACCGCCCTGATCGCC contains the following coding sequences:
- a CDS encoding methyltransferase, with amino-acid sequence MSRRSRDEAAAALVVAALDRIDAPERALVLEDPTREVADALAAAGCAVTSWSRRDPGADGAPPWVEADRSRAADCQLVALRLPRAKQELEMLLHLAAGALAPEGVLWIYGANDEGAKSVAGKLSPLFGNAFTLATGGHARLVAAALAADGPAPRIALDSWLEHFDLDLPAGSEAGARRVRWASLPGAFAHGRLDEGTALLLRHLPPLGPGARVLDYGAGTGPLAAGVLAAEPSARVTALEPDALAAAALRLNVPKAEVVTGAGWAPLAGRRWEAVVANPPYHRGKEETTALIAEFLGGLGSALERGGAMRCVVQRRLPFADLAAAAGLERVEVVADEGPYRVWQTGGR
- the cysQ gene encoding 3'(2'),5'-bisphosphate nucleotidase CysQ; amino-acid sequence: MTLRARPTHLLPEVASLCRDAASAILEVYAAGASQPDWKADGTPITAADRAAHRVLVAGLRALTPEVPVISEEDAVPRRAMPGPDLYWLVDPLDGTKEFVKRTGEFTVNVALIDEGRPVLGVVQAPVTGTLWMGAEQGDTRVAARVAADGERRTLACRPLDPSHIRVAASRSHGGRLVEAIEAGAVPGAEVVRAGSSLKFCLVAEGRADLYLRDGPTMPWDTAAAHCVLACAGGAIRELDGSPLVYGDPTRRNPPFLAVADPHYDARELLRLAASG
- a CDS encoding choice-of-anchor B family protein, whose product is MKKFGSSVLLGTALLGLGVTPLSAQSFYRAGVETSAGGFGAAVVVNGSEVIVGEPTNVMRPGLVYVYTRGADGMWSEASSFGASDGDTGDGFGASLATEGDVLLVSSPSGVHSFTRGANGWTEEGMVPAPVGLGDDASFGATMALRDGLAVIGAPGAAEGAGAVYLFRREGAAWTAAGQVEAEGLVAGDAFGSALAFDGDLLLVGAPDRDGRTGAVFAWSSGAAGFDYVGEMSGNGVARNDRFGSSVFISGGTVAIGAVGANGGAGVVHLLTHDAGEWGRVGTIAAFDPSPRGGFGASMARVGDDLWVGAPGASQGRGAVYAFSIDEAGVSGAERLRADAFDGRVQAGRVVASGGDFAVVAAPGADGGAGMVVMFDEAGDSWTAANAVQSPIEEFAAVKGGEMSCSDNAVSEWECSEVDLVSFVPVSELSGDMARGIRTNDNWGWEDPETGRLFALVGMTDRASFIDITDVENPFVVGTLPMTEGANGSSWRDLKTYENHVYIVSDGAGQHGMQVFDLTRLREYEAGDEPVVFDADALYTNIASAHNIVINEESGFAYAVGASSGGETCGGGLHMIDIRTPDAPTFAGCFADPQTGRASTGYSHDAQCVMYRGPDADYAGAEICIGANETAISIADVTDKAAPVAVSRAAYPSVGYSHQGWFTDDHRYFYLNDELDEMQGTERTRTMIWDLADLDDPQLVAEHMGTQESSDHNLYVVGNLMYQSNYQSGLRILDITDPEAPTEVAWFDTVPYGNNGPGFGGSWSNYPFFENGVVIVTSGNEGLFLVRPTVRRTVF
- a CDS encoding FG-GAP-like repeat-containing protein yields the protein MTGGHRGVAALAIALTASAAVACASSGQTSTGQTSAESMSAPVAGGFTLDDPLAREIAPFPVMGANGLALEHPFLGGFVVPRPQLVDIDGDGDLDLFIQERTGELMHLENVGDAAAPSFVWRTDRYQDLDIGEWSRFHDLDGDGDLDLLAEERFSYVRMYRNEGSATDPRFVALADSLRDDTGKAIFADRQNIASLADVDCDGVIDLFLGRVDGTVSRYEAVGTAPSGMPIFTLVNPRFEDIEIVAQLAVPGGAPQNPTLHGANSMAFADGDGDGDVDLFWGDYFEPGLLFIENYGTCNNPDFRSEPQPMEADGELIATSGYNAPWPADLDGDGDLDLLVGVLGGAFNANRTSVENLRYYESTDAGWSEVTRRFITQIDIGSESVPAFTDLDGDGDLDLVIGSKLDADEVDAGRLHVFENVGTPSAPRYEERERLLLTDSYHYAPVFADLDGDGADELLLGTWNEDVRHFRRSADGGWEPVSDAPLVELPRGSHSVPAAGDLDGDGDLDLIVGEASGELNFFRNVGTSTAPAFELVTEKLDDIDVGRRSFPVLYDLDGDGDLDLLVGREDGGVAVFRNVGSATEPRFEEDGEIDAALPKYAAPALGDVDGDGDLDLVVGGLSGGLVFHRNLRNR
- a CDS encoding YncE family protein, giving the protein MTRSNSFSRLAAAALGVALVSAPLSAQDYLYANAQGEAKVAVIDIATLQVAHTVDLTTLGFSENAKPHHVAVEPDGSFWYVSLIGENRVLKFDRNNELVGQAEFEVPGMLAIDPNDDLLYVGRSMSAVNPPQRIGVIERSTMSVDEIDVLFPRPHALIVHPSGAQVYSASLGVNQLAAVDAESWDVELVNVPGETHALVQFAVSPDGGTLVATTELTGTLQVFDLTDPASPAFVRSIEVGTQPWHPVYGRDGRHVYFGNKADNTIVEVDVEGGRISRTFDTPEADHPHGSALSPDGRLLFVSNNGPGGMDMAMGGDEPMDHGAMAMDHGAHAMEEEGLGTLTVIDLDSGRVVATIPVGDNATGVAARYPR
- a CDS encoding DUF2007 domain-containing protein, encoding MSSDAPVTVARFTWRHEAEFAGGYLADAGIPHSVLVDDHGGHVTMNNSARVLVNPSDVEKAREVLRTAGLEHT